A genomic window from Candidatus Acididesulfobacter guangdongensis includes:
- the cysC gene encoding adenylyl-sulfate kinase produces the protein MTSNVVWQKHIIKREDREKLNGHRGFVLWFTGLSGSGKSTIAGLLEAELHKKKFHTYLMDGDNIRHRLNTDLGFSDFDRNENIRRTAEIARLFADAGLITIVPFISPFRDGRQYAKEIIGEDDFVEVFIDAPLCDCAARDAKGWYKKAFDGEIDNYTGVDSPYEKPLSADLHIKTPNIRFEEAVRKIIDYIKKNELLNL, from the coding sequence ATGACTTCAAACGTTGTCTGGCAAAAACATATTATAAAGCGGGAAGATAGGGAAAAACTAAACGGACACAGAGGGTTTGTTTTATGGTTTACCGGACTCAGCGGAAGCGGAAAAAGCACTATCGCCGGTTTGCTGGAAGCAGAACTGCACAAAAAAAAATTTCATACATATCTTATGGACGGCGATAACATTAGACATAGGCTTAATACTGATTTAGGGTTTTCTGATTTTGACAGAAATGAAAACATCAGAAGAACTGCCGAAATAGCAAGGCTTTTTGCAGATGCAGGACTCATAACTATAGTGCCGTTTATTTCGCCTTTCAGGGACGGCAGACAATATGCAAAAGAAATTATCGGAGAAGATGATTTTGTAGAGGTTTTTATAGATGCTCCGCTTTGCGACTGTGCCGCAAGGGACGCTAAAGGCTGGTATAAAAAGGCGTTTGACGGTGAAATAGATAATTATACAGGGGTAGATTCGCCTTATGAAAAGCCGCTGTCTGCAGATTTACACATCAAGACGCCGAATATACGTTTTGAAGAAGCCGTGAGAAAAATTATTGATTATATTAAAAAAAATGAGTTGTTAAATTTATAA
- a CDS encoding glycosyltransferase codes for MSMKPVNIANENEINELILHINEKLINEEIFEFFIVKNYLRLPSLEEKLFANNFLISALAEYHDYIKIIVRKLFDLTSISDSLSSLISDTDKDSKKTLSAGPNLNLCPNLNQNIVIDLDIKAQSLAFGNLKDFRLLTKILSLFPDSSLKKLTINDINFQLTYKNLEELFFESFRVISCGSSFYINYKEEIFSERLLKGYLEYAGFIDVYPASAPGEYEYGKIKISAKKESLSDLSKKPKKVLLNIESEKPENLIKYSVFIRDLHNKYNNWDLYLVSDEWKFYDENIYLKYCSDKLPPNEKFDYGVYLDDSENNFASDVDYPLKPLNSRKADVFFSRENFENVSMFLKSHGIRPDDLFCILDTAFICSNDSNGSVSNKSNVHDEDSIAGNNNYNSGSGKSCAISWTDRDISGNYAKDALEFFNRMLSVYFPYIYKIGFKILFLEDDFNILSLKDKALLMQLASYYAGGGFNYFLADSLSVSSNNISLDKINYKIPHNNAKDDSVGDAGDNNNYDVSIIIPVYNNFKYTKQCVFSIFRNHPLVNFEIIIVDNGSTDETREFFKSFQELENFKIISNKENLGFAKASNLGASLSKAPYILFLNNDTVVSKGAIDELYCSLTAEDAKSSGVAASGPLLLYPDRKIQSAGIMFERRLIPNVLSGVDVTGCKNSDAKNIIYLRNFNALTAACLLVKKDIFYDVGGFDENYINGYEDVDLCLKLREAGNKLIFNPKSIVFHFEKKTYGRNKYDIDNINRFHRKWKHKYKADDYIFAKMDNLLYMEQSESNDSTLPNKIIPLTVIKLTENKIDDLIAEKNYNEAIKLSDHLLTIDKYNIKNRKKNEEIKLEIIKTKNKKSESEKHINLLLEEKERMLFSYRTIINNIIKSNKDVKISLDQNEIYKIWIKYNEPSEIELERQTTFKFKYSPKISVIMPVYNTPEEYLRKAIESVINQTYQNWELCIADDASAKPYIKEILKYYQEQDKNGRIKIAYRTENGHISKASNSALSIATGDYIALLDHDDELAEFALFEVVKEINEHPDAKLLYSDEDKLYIDGSRFMPYFKSDWNPDLFLSQNFISHLGIYKKSVIDEINGFREGYEGSQDYDLALRFIEKIKYNEIRHIPRILYHWRMVEGSTAITTSSKSYAIIAARKAVQDHLDRLNIKAKVVEAPMILDYNRVIYDIAGNPLISLIIITHNGFQLVKDLIESIFEKTSYKNFEIILINRDSDELQTLEYLKLLKEHEKIKVFAYNKPFNYSKVVNLAVKYAGGEVLVVLNDDMKIINDDWLRELASNALRSEAGVVGAKLLYLDDTIQHAGVIIGSDREKNSIAVHSHQLINKDASGYFGRAQLLQNYSAVTGACMALRTDIYEKAGGMDENLAVAYNDVDFCLKVMQLGYYNVYTPYAMLYHYESRTRGYEDTEEKQVRFKKEKNYLKAKWGKLLEHDFAYNINLSFPDNLFSIKLPGELQGILN; via the coding sequence ATGTCTATGAAACCCGTAAATATAGCAAATGAGAATGAAATAAACGAATTAATTCTTCATATAAACGAAAAATTAATTAACGAAGAGATTTTTGAGTTTTTTATCGTAAAAAATTATCTTCGTCTTCCATCATTGGAAGAAAAACTTTTCGCAAATAATTTTTTAATTTCAGCATTAGCCGAATACCATGATTATATAAAAATAATTGTAAGAAAATTGTTCGATTTAACTTCCATATCCGATAGTTTGAGCAGTTTAATATCAGATACGGATAAAGACAGCAAAAAAACTCTAAGCGCAGGTCCAAACTTAAATCTGTGTCCAAATTTAAATCAAAATATAGTTATAGATTTAGATATAAAAGCTCAATCGTTGGCGTTTGGCAACTTGAAAGATTTTCGTCTGCTTACAAAAATTCTGTCTCTTTTCCCAGATTCTTCCCTTAAAAAACTGACGATAAACGACATTAACTTTCAGCTTACTTATAAAAATCTTGAAGAATTATTTTTTGAATCTTTCAGGGTCATATCATGCGGGTCTTCGTTCTATATTAACTACAAAGAAGAAATTTTTTCGGAACGTTTGCTTAAGGGATATCTTGAATATGCCGGATTCATTGATGTGTATCCGGCGTCAGCCCCTGGCGAATATGAATACGGTAAAATTAAAATATCTGCAAAAAAGGAGTCTTTATCTGATTTATCAAAAAAACCTAAAAAAGTTTTATTAAATATAGAATCTGAAAAACCGGAAAATTTAATAAAATATTCTGTTTTTATAAGAGATTTGCACAATAAATATAACAACTGGGATTTATACTTAGTGTCTGATGAATGGAAATTTTATGATGAAAATATCTATTTAAAATATTGTTCGGATAAGCTGCCGCCCAACGAAAAATTTGATTACGGCGTTTATCTTGACGATTCTGAAAATAACTTTGCATCAGATGTAGATTATCCTTTGAAACCGCTAAACAGCAGAAAAGCAGATGTTTTTTTCTCTCGGGAAAATTTTGAAAATGTTAGTATGTTTCTGAAATCACACGGCATAAGACCGGATGACTTATTTTGTATTTTAGACACGGCTTTCATATGCAGTAATGATAGTAACGGCAGCGTTAGTAATAAAAGCAATGTTCACGATGAGGACAGCATCGCCGGTAACAATAATTATAATAGCGGCAGCGGTAAAAGCTGTGCTATCAGCTGGACAGACCGCGACATCAGCGGCAATTATGCCAAAGACGCATTAGAATTTTTTAATAGAATGCTTTCGGTTTATTTTCCGTATATATACAAAATTGGTTTTAAAATTCTATTTTTAGAAGATGATTTTAATATACTCTCATTGAAAGATAAAGCGCTGCTGATGCAGCTCGCTTCATATTATGCCGGCGGCGGATTCAATTATTTTCTTGCTGATTCTCTGAGCGTTTCTTCCAATAATATAAGTTTAGATAAAATCAATTATAAAATACCGCATAATAATGCAAAAGATGATAGCGTTGGTGATGCCGGTGATAATAATAATTACGATGTATCTATAATTATACCGGTCTATAATAATTTTAAATACACAAAACAGTGTGTTTTTTCAATATTCAGAAATCATCCGCTGGTAAATTTTGAGATAATTATCGTTGATAACGGCTCTACGGATGAAACCAGAGAATTTTTCAAAAGTTTTCAGGAGCTCGAAAATTTCAAAATTATATCCAATAAAGAAAATCTAGGTTTTGCAAAAGCTTCTAATCTTGGGGCGAGCTTATCAAAAGCGCCATATATACTTTTTTTAAATAACGACACGGTTGTTTCCAAAGGAGCAATAGACGAGCTGTATTGCTCTCTAACAGCAGAAGATGCAAAATCTTCCGGCGTAGCGGCTTCCGGTCCGCTGCTTTTATATCCTGACAGAAAAATTCAGTCTGCGGGAATAATGTTTGAACGCCGCCTCATTCCAAATGTTTTGTCAGGAGTCGATGTAACCGGATGTAAGAATTCAGATGCTAAGAATATAATATATCTGCGAAATTTTAACGCCCTTACGGCAGCATGTTTGTTAGTTAAAAAAGATATATTTTATGATGTCGGCGGTTTTGATGAGAATTATATTAACGGATACGAAGACGTAGATTTATGTCTTAAATTAAGGGAAGCAGGCAATAAGTTAATATTTAATCCTAAAAGTATAGTTTTTCATTTTGAAAAAAAAACGTATGGAAGAAACAAATATGATATCGATAACATTAACCGTTTTCACAGAAAATGGAAGCATAAATATAAAGCCGATGATTATATATTTGCAAAAATGGATAATTTGCTTTACATGGAACAATCAGAGAGCAATGACAGCACTTTGCCTAACAAAATTATCCCGCTTACAGTTATAAAGCTGACAGAAAATAAAATAGACGACCTTATTGCCGAGAAAAATTATAACGAAGCAATAAAACTTTCCGACCACTTATTGACTATAGATAAATATAATATTAAAAACCGTAAAAAAAACGAAGAGATAAAGCTTGAAATAATAAAAACAAAGAATAAAAAATCGGAATCAGAAAAACATATTAATCTGTTATTAGAAGAAAAAGAAAGAATGCTTTTTTCGTATCGTACGATTATCAATAACATTATTAAATCCAATAAGGACGTCAAAATATCGTTAGACCAGAATGAAATTTATAAGATATGGATTAAATATAATGAACCTTCTGAAATTGAACTTGAGCGGCAAACGACGTTTAAATTTAAATACAGTCCTAAAATAAGCGTTATTATGCCTGTCTATAACACTCCTGAAGAATATTTAAGGAAAGCAATAGAGTCTGTTATTAATCAGACTTATCAAAACTGGGAGCTGTGTATTGCAGATGACGCTTCTGCAAAGCCGTATATAAAAGAAATATTAAAATATTATCAGGAACAGGATAAAAACGGAAGAATAAAAATTGCGTACAGAACCGAAAACGGTCATATTTCAAAAGCATCCAACAGTGCTTTGTCTATAGCAACCGGAGATTATATCGCATTATTGGACCATGACGATGAGCTTGCAGAATTTGCGTTATTTGAAGTTGTTAAAGAAATAAACGAGCATCCCGATGCAAAATTGCTTTACAGCGATGAAGATAAACTGTATATTGACGGCAGCAGGTTTATGCCTTATTTTAAATCCGACTGGAATCCCGACCTTTTTTTATCTCAGAATTTTATAAGCCATTTAGGCATTTACAAAAAGTCTGTAATTGATGAAATAAATGGCTTTAGAGAAGGATATGAAGGTTCTCAAGATTACGATTTAGCACTTCGGTTTATTGAAAAAATTAAATATAACGAAATAAGGCATATTCCAAGGATTCTATACCACTGGAGAATGGTAGAAGGTTCAACGGCTATTACAACAAGCAGTAAATCTTATGCTATTATTGCGGCGAGAAAAGCCGTACAGGATCATTTAGATAGATTAAATATTAAAGCAAAAGTAGTTGAAGCGCCAATGATATTGGATTACAATCGTGTGATTTACGATATAGCAGGAAATCCTTTAATCAGTTTGATAATTATTACTCATAACGGCTTTCAATTAGTTAAAGACCTTATTGAAAGCATATTTGAAAAAACTTCATATAAAAATTTTGAGATTATATTAATTAACCGTGATAGCGATGAGTTACAAACATTGGAATATTTAAAATTATTAAAAGAGCATGAAAAAATTAAAGTTTTTGCTTACAATAAACCTTTTAATTATTCTAAAGTCGTTAATTTGGCGGTAAAATACGCAGGTGGCGAAGTTCTGGTTGTTTTAAATGATGATATGAAGATAATTAACGATGATTGGTTAAGAGAGCTTGCTTCTAATGCATTACGTTCTGAGGCTGGGGTTGTCGGAGCCAAACTTTTGTATCTCGACGATACAATTCAGCATGCCGGAGTAATAATCGGATCAGACAGAGAAAAAAACTCTATCGCAGTTCACTCTCATCAATTGATAAATAAAGATGCTTCCGGCTATTTCGGAAGAGCGCAGCTATTACAGAATTATTCGGCGGTTACCGGCGCCTGCATGGCTCTGAGAACGGATATATATGAAAAAGCAGGCGGAATGGATGAGAATTTAGCCGTAGCATATAATGATGTAGATTTTTGCCTGAAAGTTATGCAACTTGGGTACTATAATGTATATACGCCTTACGCGATGCTTTATCATTATGAAAGCAGAACCAGAGGCTACGAAGATACTGAAGAAAAACAGGTTAGATTTAAAAAAGAGAAAAATTATTTGAAAGCAAAATGGGGTAAATTGTTGGAGCATGATTTTGCATATAATATAAATCTGAGTTTTCCGGATAATTTATTTTCAATAAAACTACCTGGTGAATTACAAGGAATTTTAAACTGA
- a CDS encoding methyltransferase domain-containing protein — protein MTIKCRFCGNNLKNEFIDLVNSPPSNSFLSEEQLNEPEIFYPLKLFVCDKCFLVQIDEYKKSDEIFNSDYAYFSSFSQSWLEHSKKYVEMIVKRLGLNESSLVAEIASNDGYLLQYFKQMGIQCYGIEPTINTSLVSKQKGIDVVEKFFDASLATHLAAEGKRVDLLLGNNVLAHVPNINDFVIGLKKLIKDNGTITMEFPHILNLIEQNQFDTIYHEHFSYFSFYTVNKIFKKHGLNIFDVEELSTHGGSLRIYATHEEFNILASDSVKLLLKKEEKFGITNITTYSSFSEKVEKVKNNLLEFLISAKKEGKMVVGYGAAAKGNTLLNYCGIKKDLISFVVDKSPYKQGKFLPASHIPVLNEGFLKKEKPDYILIIPWNIKSEIIKQLSYIRRWGGKFVLAIPYLEIL, from the coding sequence ATGACTATAAAATGCAGATTTTGCGGAAACAATTTAAAAAATGAATTTATAGATTTAGTAAATTCTCCGCCATCTAATTCTTTTTTAAGCGAAGAACAGTTAAACGAACCTGAAATATTTTATCCGCTTAAGCTTTTTGTATGCGATAAATGTTTTCTTGTTCAGATTGACGAATATAAGAAATCCGATGAAATATTTAACTCTGATTATGCTTATTTCTCTTCTTTTTCACAAAGTTGGTTGGAACACTCAAAGAAATATGTAGAAATGATTGTAAAAAGATTAGGACTTAATGAGTCGTCCCTTGTTGCCGAAATAGCTTCTAACGATGGATACCTCCTTCAATACTTTAAACAAATGGGTATACAATGTTACGGTATAGAACCAACAATTAATACATCTTTAGTATCAAAACAAAAAGGTATAGATGTTGTAGAAAAATTTTTCGATGCTTCTTTAGCAACACATCTTGCTGCCGAAGGAAAACGAGTAGATTTATTATTGGGTAATAATGTTTTAGCACATGTTCCAAATATAAACGATTTTGTAATAGGACTTAAGAAGTTGATTAAGGATAATGGAACTATTACTATGGAGTTTCCGCATATTTTAAATTTGATAGAACAAAACCAGTTTGACACAATATATCATGAGCATTTTTCATATTTTTCATTCTATACTGTAAATAAAATATTTAAAAAACATGGATTAAATATTTTTGACGTTGAAGAACTATCTACGCATGGAGGGTCATTAAGAATATATGCAACGCATGAAGAATTTAATATTTTGGCGTCTGATTCGGTGAAATTATTATTGAAAAAAGAAGAAAAATTTGGTATTACTAATATTACTACTTATTCCTCTTTTTCTGAAAAAGTAGAAAAAGTAAAAAATAATCTTTTAGAGTTTTTAATTTCAGCAAAAAAAGAGGGAAAGATGGTTGTCGGATATGGAGCTGCTGCCAAAGGAAATACATTGCTTAATTATTGCGGAATTAAAAAAGACCTTATATCTTTTGTAGTTGATAAGTCTCCTTATAAACAAGGTAAGTTTCTTCCCGCAAGTCATATACCTGTTTTAAATGAAGGTTTTTTAAAAAAAGAAAAGCCTGACTATATTTTAATTATTCCTTGGAATATAAAAAGCGAAATAATAAAACAGCTTTCATATATACGTAGATGGGGCGGAAAGTTTGTTTTAGCCATTCCATATTTGGAAATTTTATAA
- a CDS encoding NAD(P)-dependent oxidoreductase: protein MKVLIVGSTGFIGSHIMDNLCKHYDISIIATTRSIEKAQKFRWFNDKKVKTIEFDISQANSDVYNRLQRPDMMIHLAWDGLPDYKNMLHIEQNLYKNYFFIRDMVLGGLKDLTITGTCLEYGLKNGQLVEEAETNPVTPYGVAKDSLRRFLQELQKTINFNLKWLRLFYIHGKGQSPKSLLSQLDAAIKNNENIFNMSGGEQLRDYISVEKLAEYIVKTAFQNKITGIINCCSGKPISIRNLIENYIKEKGVDIELNLGYYPYLDYEPMAFWGDNSKLKLCCSKN from the coding sequence ATGAAAGTTCTTATAGTCGGCTCTACCGGATTTATCGGCTCGCATATAATGGATAACCTTTGCAAACATTATGATATAAGTATTATAGCAACAACTAGAAGTATAGAGAAAGCACAAAAATTCCGTTGGTTTAACGATAAAAAAGTAAAAACAATAGAGTTTGATATATCGCAAGCAAATTCTGATGTTTACAACAGACTCCAAAGACCAGATATGATGATACATCTGGCATGGGACGGGCTGCCTGATTATAAAAATATGCTACATATCGAGCAAAACCTCTATAAAAATTATTTCTTCATCAGAGATATGGTATTAGGCGGACTTAAAGATTTGACTATTACCGGTACATGCTTAGAATATGGGCTTAAAAATGGGCAATTGGTAGAAGAGGCTGAAACTAATCCTGTAACTCCATATGGAGTTGCCAAAGACAGTTTAAGAAGATTTTTGCAGGAACTCCAAAAAACAATAAATTTCAATTTAAAATGGTTAAGACTTTTTTATATTCACGGCAAAGGACAATCGCCTAAAAGTCTTTTGTCACAGTTAGATGCGGCAATCAAAAATAACGAAAATATTTTTAATATGTCTGGTGGGGAACAGCTAAGAGATTATATTTCGGTAGAAAAATTAGCAGAATATATCGTTAAAACAGCTTTCCAAAACAAAATAACCGGCATTATAAATTGCTGTAGCGGTAAACCTATATCGATAAGAAATCTTATTGAAAATTATATAAAAGAAAAAGGTGTCGATATTGAGTTAAATTTAGGTTATTATCCTTATCTTGATTATGAACCAATGGCTTTTTGGGGGGATAATTCTAAACTTAAATTATGTTGCTCTAAAAATTAA
- the rfbC gene encoding dTDP-4-dehydrorhamnose 3,5-epimerase has translation MNNFIYTATKLKGLYLITPKPKTDSRGYFERLYCIEEFKEVGLKKPLCNINRSFTKQKGTIRGLHFQHPPFQEVKIIICLKGIIYDVAVDIRKNSPTFLQWHSEILDSKSRKIFLIPEGFAHGFQAMENDVELLYLHTNFYNKEYESGINCKDPMLNIQWPLNVTQVSERDKNHKFISHDFKGVDL, from the coding sequence ATGAATAATTTTATTTATACTGCCACAAAATTGAAAGGATTATATTTAATTACTCCAAAACCAAAAACAGATAGCAGGGGATACTTTGAAAGGTTGTATTGCATTGAAGAATTTAAAGAGGTTGGGCTTAAAAAGCCGCTTTGCAATATTAACCGTTCATTCACGAAACAAAAAGGAACCATAAGAGGCCTTCATTTTCAACATCCTCCATTTCAGGAAGTTAAAATAATAATCTGTCTAAAGGGAATAATTTATGATGTTGCCGTGGATATACGAAAAAATTCACCTACATTTTTGCAATGGCACAGCGAAATTCTTGATAGCAAGTCAAGAAAAATATTTTTAATACCTGAAGGCTTTGCCCATGGCTTTCAAGCAATGGAAAATGATGTAGAACTTTTATATTTACACACAAATTTTTACAACAAAGAATACGAATCAGGCATTAATTGTAAAGATCCAATGCTAAATATACAATGGCCGTTAAACGTTACTCAAGTTTCTGAAAGAGATAAAAACCATAAATTTATATCACATGATTTCAAAGGTGTAGACTTATGA
- the rfbF gene encoding glucose-1-phosphate cytidylyltransferase encodes MKVVILAGGLGTRLSEETEMRPKPMVKIGGKPILWHIMKIYSIYGFNEFIICLGYKGNMIREYFANYFLYQSDITINLSDNSIDVHNCKAEPWKITLVDTGLNTQTGGRIKRVKNYIGDKPFFLTYGDGVSDVNIGKLLKFHKKHKKLLTMTAVQPEGRFGSLDIDPDTSSILKFLEKPKGDNAWINGGFFVAEPKIIDYIKNDMTIFEREPLEKITKDGNLLAYKHKGFWKCMDTQRDKSQLNQMWETGNAAWKVWDGED; translated from the coding sequence ATGAAAGTCGTGATTCTCGCGGGCGGACTCGGAACGAGGCTGTCGGAAGAAACCGAAATGCGTCCGAAACCTATGGTCAAAATAGGCGGCAAGCCTATACTCTGGCATATAATGAAAATATATTCAATCTACGGTTTTAACGAGTTTATTATATGCCTCGGATATAAAGGCAATATGATAAGGGAATATTTTGCAAACTACTTTTTATATCAGTCCGACATTACGATAAATTTATCCGATAACTCTATCGACGTCCACAACTGCAAAGCCGAACCTTGGAAAATTACTCTAGTGGATACAGGTTTAAACACACAGACCGGCGGAAGAATAAAAAGGGTAAAAAATTACATTGGCGATAAACCGTTCTTTCTTACCTACGGCGACGGCGTATCCGACGTAAACATCGGAAAGCTCCTGAAATTTCACAAAAAACATAAAAAGCTGCTGACTATGACGGCCGTCCAGCCGGAAGGACGCTTTGGTTCTCTTGACATTGATCCCGATACCTCAAGCATATTAAAATTTTTGGAAAAACCTAAGGGCGATAATGCATGGATTAACGGAGGTTTTTTTGTAGCCGAACCCAAAATAATAGACTATATTAAAAACGATATGACGATATTCGAGCGGGAACCCTTGGAAAAAATCACTAAAGACGGCAATCTCCTTGCATATAAGCATAAAGGCTTTTGGAAGTGCATGGATACCCAGAGAGACAAGTCTCAGTTAAACCAGATGTGGGAAACCGGCAACGCCGCATGGAAGGTGTGGGATGGAGAGGATTAG
- the rfbG gene encoding CDP-glucose 4,6-dehydratase, translating to MKNNNNFNGFNGYFRNRKVLITGHTGFKGSWLSIWLMRLGAGAAGYALDPYTDRDNFVLANLSKKMTDIRGDIRDFKKLNSIIEGYKPEIIFHLAAQPLVRLSYDIPRETIETNVMGTANVLESFRMSESANILIVITSDKCYENKENICGYRETDPMGGYDPYSASKGAAELISSAYMRSFFNPEDFNRHGKAMATVRAGNVIGGGDWAQDRLIPDCIRALEEGKPVEVRNPDAVRPWQHVLEPLYGYLLLASVINEDPSKYSGAWNFGPSADAADSAITVKELVEKVIKYYGKGVWKDVSKRGSRESSAFDAKSESEPHKHEAKLLNLNINKAVSVLGWKPKLNADEAVKLTVDYYKRCKESNENAYEICSEQIRMFTDK from the coding sequence ATCAAAAATAATAATAATTTTAACGGTTTTAACGGTTATTTCAGAAACAGAAAAGTCTTAATCACAGGACATACAGGCTTCAAGGGTTCGTGGCTTTCTATATGGCTTATGAGGCTCGGTGCCGGAGCTGCAGGCTATGCCCTTGACCCTTATACCGATAGAGACAATTTTGTTCTTGCAAATCTGTCCAAAAAGATGACCGATATAAGAGGGGACATAAGGGATTTTAAAAAGCTGAATTCCATTATAGAAGGGTATAAACCGGAAATAATATTTCATCTTGCGGCTCAGCCGTTAGTGAGGTTATCCTACGATATTCCGAGAGAAACTATCGAAACAAACGTTATGGGAACGGCAAACGTTCTCGAGTCTTTCAGGATGTCGGAAAGCGCAAATATCCTCATAGTTATAACTTCCGATAAGTGCTACGAAAATAAAGAAAATATTTGCGGTTATCGTGAAACCGACCCTATGGGAGGCTACGATCCTTACAGCGCAAGCAAAGGAGCGGCGGAGTTGATTTCTTCCGCATATATGAGATCGTTTTTTAATCCAGAAGATTTTAACAGGCACGGCAAAGCAATGGCAACCGTCAGAGCCGGAAACGTTATTGGCGGAGGAGACTGGGCGCAGGACAGACTTATTCCCGACTGCATAAGGGCATTGGAAGAAGGCAAGCCTGTCGAAGTCAGAAATCCCGATGCCGTAAGACCATGGCAGCATGTTCTTGAGCCGCTATACGGCTATTTGCTTCTTGCTTCCGTGATAAACGAGGACCCATCAAAATATTCCGGCGCATGGAACTTCGGACCGTCGGCGGATGCGGCGGATTCTGCTATAACCGTTAAAGAATTAGTCGAGAAAGTAATTAAATATTACGGCAAAGGGGTTTGGAAGGATGTTTCCAAAAGAGGAAGTAGAGAAAGTTCCGCTTTCGATGCCAAAAGCGAAAGTGAACCGCACAAACACGAAGCCAAGCTGTTAAATTTGAATATAAATAAAGCCGTTTCCGTTCTCGGCTGGAAGCCGAAATTAAATGCGGACGAAGCCGTAAAATTGACCGTGGATTACTATAAAAGATGCAAAGAGAGTAATGAAAATGCTTATGAAATATGCAGCGAACAGATTAGAATGTTTACCGACAAGTAA
- a CDS encoding type II toxin-antitoxin system HicB family antitoxin, producing the protein MYKYEIIIYWDNKDNIYIADVPELPGCVAHGKTYNDALDNVNKAIELWINTAKEFDDPIPEPKGYRLMYA; encoded by the coding sequence ATGTATAAATACGAAATTATTATTTACTGGGATAACAAGGACAATATTTACATTGCCGATGTTCCAGAATTGCCAGGCTGCGTCGCTCACGGCAAAACATATAACGATGCTCTTGATAACGTTAATAAAGCTATAGAATTATGGATAAATACCGCTAAGGAATTTGACGACCCGATACCCGAACCAAAGGGATATCGGCTTATGTACGCGTGA
- a CDS encoding EcsC family protein has product MEITNSDLVILEKSKNVLENPDFIMQVIDKLGQPIDSLMKRLPDNYRDLVGEAIQKALLASLKVAMGTMDLNNKETSSFWHKIATTGLGAIGGVFGLPGFLVEFPISTTVMMRSILDIANSCGEDLTKHEVQLECLLIFALGGGNYQNNNANCSNYFSKRFALASSVRLAAQYIAENTVIDESAPVIVRLIASIAEFFGVDVTIDAAASAVPIIGAIGGGTINYLFIDQFQKLAGAHFTIKKLERIYGVDYIYKKYNSI; this is encoded by the coding sequence ATGGAAATTACTAATTCCGACCTTGTTATTCTTGAAAAATCGAAAAATGTTTTAGAAAATCCAGATTTTATAATGCAGGTTATTGATAAATTGGGGCAACCCATCGACAGTTTAATGAAACGGTTGCCTGATAATTATCGGGACTTAGTCGGCGAAGCAATACAAAAAGCACTCTTAGCGTCTTTAAAGGTTGCAATGGGTACCATGGACTTAAATAATAAAGAAACTTCATCTTTTTGGCATAAAATTGCGACTACAGGATTGGGTGCTATCGGGGGAGTTTTTGGTTTGCCTGGTTTTCTTGTCGAATTTCCAATTTCTACAACTGTTATGATGAGGTCAATATTAGATATAGCAAATTCATGCGGAGAAGATTTAACAAAACATGAAGTACAGTTAGAATGTTTACTAATATTTGCTTTAGGTGGCGGCAACTATCAAAACAATAATGCTAACTGTTCTAATTATTTTTCAAAAAGGTTCGCTCTTGCATCTTCAGTTAGATTAGCCGCTCAATATATTGCTGAGAATACGGTTATAGATGAATCAGCACCTGTTATCGTCCGTTTAATCGCTAGTATTGCAGAATTTTTTGGGGTAGATGTTACAATAGATGCTGCAGCTTCCGCTGTTCCAATAATTGGAGCAATTGGCGGAGGTACTATAAATTATTTATTTATCGATCAGTTTCAAAAATTAGCGGGGGCACATTTTACTATAAAAAAGTTAGAGCGGATATATGGGGTTGATTATATTTATAAAAAATACAATAGTATTTAA